One Thomasclavelia spiroformis DSM 1552 DNA window includes the following coding sequences:
- a CDS encoding discoidin domain-containing protein, giving the protein MRKGKFGKTLLALSMVATLAAPLYPVKATEGGTDFTEMMNYALDGTASASASPISYWGPDKLIDGIINRDASKPDQSRWSSEVGAPGWAKIDLNEEKTFKQLLLAFENDKVRSFHIEASNDDNEYTTIYTSEDKTDGHDQDTTVTLEEPVTARYVKVTIDSLISGAYPSVSMYEISIYGEEEYLNFADEATAEASDSEIASFSGANTNDNDLETRWASNYEHGDKTLTYTFEEAKELKSMILRWERCNAKAFQIQVDDNGEWKTVYTGTQPTSFVQKINLTESYTTTKVRLVINDFFDDSPLEDGTPMNYPTVSLYEVQMYDKELVIEPEDVVTVDDIAANITSAELSEDGSKLIMPTVPTGYEISFVGADYEQILARDMTVSKPLTTQDVELNFEVTETKTGEKAISPAINVTIPGIYDEETSQNAKPKVIPELQQWYGETGVFEINDNSRIVVDPAVSQYEGTANKFAADYLDILDKNIPVVIGTDPKAGDFYFTTSEETLDKETYVLDIDNYVTIKSTENTGAYWATRTILQVLKQTGNQIPKGITKDYPKYEVRGFMLDVARKSFQMDFLEELVKTMSWYKLNNFHVHLNDNCFGKLEDGKTPDYSAFRLESDIPNLTNTDLYYTKDEFRSFILNSREVGVDIVPEFDSPGHSGAFVRARPDLARADSNEYLDVENPEALEFIKSVFAEYTSGDNPVFPKGTVIQIGTDEYKRGNKEAFRKYQDELLKFIRDEQGYTPRVWGSQTENEGTTPITVDGVQMNLWYVGYANPREMYEKGYKCINSNDGDLYIVPGAGYYYDYLNQSHIHSTWQPNKIGNFTIPVGDDQMLGSTFHVWNDKTGPSNDNGTSDVEVFDRIFHILPTFSAKLWGDIEDYSVNDLNTLTEKIKYAPNSNPTYEIETEGNKVLDYNFNNDRGLDKSGNEFNMVAQENISYEEGKNRNALSLKGGASYVETPLEDLGLNSYLEFWVKRDSNSGNDEQILFESENGAIKAVQKDTGKLGFSREGHDYSFNYELPKDEWVKIKLETKFTRTLLYVNDEFVDELSISGTGGKWATLIIPLERIGSKTNAFIGEIDDVQVSKEEITTKAYATSEQSQDKASNAIDGNPDTMWHTKWDGSDKLPQSITLELAKAREIKGYNYLPRQSGTNGYITKYKIEVSTDGEEFTEVATGDWARDAELKTVEFDSVNAKYIRLTALEGVGGFASAAEVSPIYTTEEVILNTRALSESMEVAEIILEDSSSYTPESVAALKEALEEAREVLILATDQGTVDEMTAKLDAAIEAMEEVEVVEADKTALKIAVDLANAVTDNDLEKVLPVVANEFKAARDEANAVYNDVSASQIEVNNAFDRLASAMHMLDFVKGDKTALKAFIDKVSGLEAAKYTEATWTAFETELNGSIAVYDDENAMQEEVNNAYSELVTAFLNLRLIPDKSLLEDLINQANRLNKANYTKASFDGLTKALDEAKVVFENPDATQEEVDNAKDVLAKALAGLQASTPSNVDNTVSTPVNNGDTTASVKTGDESLAGMFTTIALLSVAGYAVIRKKGD; this is encoded by the coding sequence ATGAGAAAAGGAAAATTTGGGAAAACATTATTGGCTCTATCTATGGTAGCTACTCTTGCTGCACCTTTATATCCAGTAAAAGCTACTGAAGGTGGAACTGATTTTACTGAAATGATGAACTATGCATTAGATGGAACAGCAAGTGCATCAGCTTCACCCATTTCGTATTGGGGTCCTGATAAATTAATCGATGGTATTATCAACCGTGATGCATCTAAACCTGATCAATCGCGTTGGTCTAGTGAAGTAGGGGCTCCAGGATGGGCAAAAATTGATTTAAATGAAGAAAAAACATTTAAACAATTATTACTTGCATTTGAAAATGATAAGGTAAGATCTTTTCATATTGAAGCATCAAATGATGACAATGAATATACAACTATTTATACATCAGAAGATAAAACAGATGGACATGATCAAGATACTACTGTAACTTTAGAAGAACCAGTAACTGCAAGATATGTTAAAGTTACAATTGATTCATTGATTTCTGGAGCATATCCAAGTGTTTCAATGTATGAAATAAGTATTTATGGTGAAGAAGAATATCTTAACTTTGCCGATGAAGCAACTGCTGAAGCTAGCGATAGTGAAATAGCTTCTTTTAGTGGTGCAAACACAAACGACAATGATTTAGAAACTCGTTGGGCAAGTAACTATGAACATGGTGATAAAACATTAACTTATACTTTTGAAGAAGCAAAAGAATTAAAATCAATGATTTTACGTTGGGAAAGATGTAATGCTAAAGCTTTCCAAATTCAAGTAGATGATAATGGAGAATGGAAAACAGTTTATACTGGTACTCAACCAACTTCATTTGTACAAAAAATTAACTTAACTGAAAGTTATACTACAACAAAAGTTAGATTAGTAATTAATGACTTCTTTGATGATTCACCTTTAGAAGATGGAACACCTATGAATTATCCTACTGTTTCATTATATGAAGTACAAATGTATGATAAAGAACTAGTTATTGAACCAGAAGATGTAGTTACTGTAGATGATATCGCTGCTAATATTACATCAGCTGAATTAAGTGAAGACGGAAGTAAATTAATTATGCCAACAGTTCCTACTGGTTATGAAATTAGTTTTGTAGGTGCTGATTATGAACAAATCTTAGCTCGTGATATGACAGTTTCAAAACCACTTACAACACAAGATGTTGAATTGAATTTTGAGGTAACAGAAACTAAAACTGGAGAAAAAGCTATATCACCTGCAATTAATGTAACTATTCCAGGTATTTATGATGAAGAAACTTCACAAAATGCTAAACCTAAAGTAATTCCAGAATTACAACAATGGTATGGGGAAACTGGAGTATTTGAAATTAATGATAACAGTAGAATCGTTGTTGATCCAGCTGTTAGTCAATATGAAGGTACAGCAAATAAATTTGCAGCTGATTACTTAGATATTTTAGATAAAAATATTCCTGTAGTAATTGGAACAGATCCAAAAGCTGGTGACTTCTACTTTACTACAAGTGAAGAAACATTAGATAAAGAAACATATGTTTTAGACATTGATAACTATGTAACTATTAAATCTACTGAAAATACAGGAGCATATTGGGCTACTAGAACAATCTTACAAGTATTAAAACAAACAGGAAATCAAATTCCAAAAGGTATTACTAAAGACTATCCAAAATATGAAGTTAGAGGTTTCATGTTAGATGTTGCTAGAAAATCATTCCAAATGGATTTCTTAGAAGAATTGGTAAAAACTATGTCATGGTATAAATTAAATAACTTCCATGTACATTTAAATGATAATTGCTTTGGTAAATTAGAAGATGGAAAAACACCTGATTATTCAGCATTCCGTCTAGAATCAGATATACCAAATCTTACAAATACAGATTTATATTATACAAAAGATGAATTTAGAAGCTTTATTCTTAACTCTAGAGAAGTAGGTGTTGATATTGTTCCTGAATTCGATAGTCCAGGTCATTCTGGAGCATTTGTTAGAGCTAGACCAGATTTAGCACGTGCTGATAGTAATGAGTATTTAGACGTAGAAAATCCTGAAGCACTTGAATTTATTAAGAGTGTTTTTGCGGAATATACAAGTGGAGATAATCCAGTATTCCCTAAAGGAACTGTAATTCAAATTGGTACAGATGAATATAAACGTGGAAATAAAGAAGCGTTTAGAAAGTATCAAGATGAACTTTTAAAATTCATTAGAGATGAACAAGGATACACACCACGTGTATGGGGAAGCCAAACTGAAAATGAAGGTACAACTCCAATTACTGTAGATGGTGTACAAATGAACTTATGGTATGTAGGATATGCAAATCCTCGTGAAATGTATGAAAAAGGATATAAATGTATTAATTCAAATGATGGTGATTTATACATTGTACCAGGTGCTGGATATTATTATGATTATTTAAATCAAAGTCATATTCATTCAACTTGGCAACCTAACAAGATTGGAAACTTCACTATTCCAGTTGGTGATGATCAAATGTTAGGATCAACATTCCATGTATGGAATGATAAAACTGGTCCATCTAATGATAATGGTACTAGTGATGTAGAAGTATTTGATCGTATCTTCCATATTTTACCAACATTCTCAGCAAAATTATGGGGAGATATTGAAGATTACTCAGTAAATGATTTAAATACATTAACTGAAAAGATTAAATATGCACCAAATTCTAATCCAACATATGAAATTGAAACTGAAGGAAATAAAGTATTAGACTATAACTTCAATAATGATAGAGGATTAGATAAATCAGGTAATGAATTCAATATGGTAGCGCAAGAAAATATTAGCTATGAAGAAGGTAAAAACCGTAATGCATTGTCATTAAAAGGTGGAGCTAGTTATGTTGAAACACCTCTAGAAGATTTAGGATTAAATTCTTATCTTGAATTTTGGGTAAAACGTGATAGTAATTCTGGTAATGATGAACAAATATTATTTGAATCGGAAAATGGTGCTATTAAGGCAGTTCAAAAAGATACTGGTAAACTTGGATTCTCAAGAGAAGGTCATGATTATTCATTTAATTATGAATTACCAAAAGATGAATGGGTAAAAATAAAATTAGAAACTAAATTTACAAGAACATTATTATATGTTAATGATGAATTTGTAGATGAATTATCTATTAGTGGTACAGGTGGAAAATGGGCAACATTGATTATTCCACTAGAACGTATCGGAAGTAAAACCAATGCATTTATTGGAGAAATCGATGATGTACAAGTTTCAAAAGAAGAAATAACTACAAAAGCTTATGCTACTTCTGAACAATCACAAGATAAAGCAAGTAATGCAATCGATGGTAATCCAGATACAATGTGGCATACTAAATGGGATGGTTCAGATAAATTACCACAAAGTATTACTTTAGAATTAGCTAAAGCACGTGAAATTAAAGGTTATAACTATTTACCAAGACAAAGTGGAACAAATGGATATATCACTAAATACAAAATTGAAGTAAGTACAGACGGTGAAGAATTCACTGAAGTTGCTACAGGTGATTGGGCAAGAGATGCTGAATTAAAAACTGTTGAATTTGATTCTGTAAATGCTAAATATATTCGTTTAACAGCTCTTGAAGGTGTTGGAGGATTTGCAAGTGCTGCAGAAGTTTCTCCAATTTATACAACAGAAGAAGTTATTTTAAATACTAGAGCATTATCAGAATCTATGGAAGTTGCTGAAATCATCTTAGAAGATAGTTCTAGCTATACTCCTGAATCAGTTGCTGCGTTAAAAGAAGCATTAGAAGAAGCTCGTGAAGTATTAATTTTGGCTACTGATCAAGGAACAGTTGATGAAATGACTGCTAAACTTGATGCTGCTATTGAAGCAATGGAAGAAGTAGAAGTTGTTGAAGCAGATAAAACAGCATTAAAGATTGCAGTAGATCTAGCTAATGCAGTTACTGATAACGATTTAGAAAAAGTACTCCCAGTAGTTGCAAATGAATTCAAAGCAGCAAGAGATGAAGCTAATGCAGTATACAATGATGTTAGTGCTTCACAAATTGAAGTAAATAATGCATTTGACAGACTTGCAAGTGCAATGCATATGTTAGACTTTGTAAAAGGAGATAAAACAGCATTAAAAGCATTCATCGATAAAGTAAGCGGATTAGAAGCTGCTAAATATACAGAAGCTACATGGACAGCATTTGAAACAGAATTAAATGGATCTATAGCAGTATATGATGATGAAAATGCAATGCAAGAAGAAGTAAACAATGCATACAGTGAATTAGTAACAGCATTCTTGAATTTAAGATTAATTCCAGATAAGAGCTTATTAGAAGACTTAATCAATCAAGCAAATCGATTAAACAAAGCAAACTATACAAAAGCATCATTTGATGGCTTAACAAAAGCATTAGATGAAGCAAAAGTAGTATTTGAAAATCCAGATGCAACTCAAGAAGAAGTAGATAATGCAAAAGATGTTTTAGCAAAAGCTCTTGCCGGATTACAAGCAAGTACACCATCAAATGTAGATAACACAGTAAGTACACCAGTAAATAATGGTGATACAACTGCAAGTGTAAAAACAGGAGATGAAAGCTTAGCAGGAATGTTTACAACAATAGCATTATTAAGTGTAGCTGGATATGCAGTAATTAGAAAAAAAGGAGATTAA
- a CDS encoding IS3 family transposase: MRENNIKAHYIKPYTITTKDCDFSNKLKNILNRDFNPKAPNQAWCTDITYIWTADEGFVYLTSIMDLYSRKIIAWTLSKTLEVDEVLKCLETAKKRRKSAKPIVIHADRGVHYTSKKYKRLTKQMKRSYSQKGTPWDNACIESYHALIKREWLNRFKIINYNHAYKLVFEYIEGFYNTIRVHSHCDYKSPNEYEHDYLISIN, translated from the coding sequence ATGAGGGAAAACAATATTAAAGCTCATTATATCAAACCATATACAATAACAACAAAAGACTGTGATTTTTCAAATAAACTAAAAAATATTCTAAACCGAGATTTTAATCCAAAAGCACCAAATCAGGCATGGTGTACTGATATAACATATATCTGGACAGCAGATGAAGGATTTGTATATTTAACCAGTATAATGGATCTCTATTCAAGAAAAATAATAGCATGGACATTAAGCAAAACATTAGAAGTAGATGAAGTATTAAAATGTCTGGAAACAGCTAAAAAAAGAAGAAAAAGCGCAAAACCAATAGTAATCCATGCAGATCGCGGAGTGCACTATACATCGAAGAAATACAAAAGATTAACTAAGCAGATGAAAAGAAGCTATTCACAAAAAGGAACACCGTGGGATAATGCGTGTATAGAATCATATCATGCATTGATAAAAAGGGAATGGCTGAACAGATTTAAGATTATAAATTATAATCATGCATATAAGCTGGTATTTGAATACATAGAAGGATTTTATAATACAATAAGAGTACATTCACATTGTGATTATAAATCACCTAATGAATATGAGCATGATTATTTAATTAGTATCAATTAA
- a CDS encoding transposase → MNRYYSRKNYLNKKENLTEAEKNELSEVSRHYYVLKKFHWMLFSNNNKCIYDPNVEKKYNKVLQGYFNYYDIFDYMIRDDRELDLAYDLKYQLDVFYRDSSYDSAKKNIDELITLFKSSPIKEMKDFANTLTKWKREIVNSFIRADGKRISNGIIENRNKSIKLLKHSSNGYLNWHRFKNRVMYCLNDDATYHMYPIKNTDIK, encoded by the coding sequence ATGAATCGCTATTACTCCAGAAAAAATTACCTTAACAAAAAAGAAAACCTTACCGAAGCTGAAAAAAATGAATTATCAGAAGTATCCAGACATTATTATGTTTTGAAAAAATTCCACTGGATGCTCTTCTCCAATAACAACAAGTGCATATACGATCCCAATGTAGAAAAGAAATATAATAAAGTACTTCAGGGATATTTCAACTACTATGATATTTTTGACTATATGATCAGGGATGATCGGGAATTAGATTTAGCTTATGACCTTAAATATCAGCTGGATGTTTTTTACAGGGATTCTTCTTATGACAGTGCCAAAAAAAATATCGACGAACTGATTACCCTATTTAAAAGCAGTCCTATTAAAGAAATGAAAGATTTTGCAAATACACTTACTAAATGGAAACGGGAAATCGTCAATTCATTTATAAGAGCAGATGGGAAACGCATTTCCAATGGAATCATTGAAAATAGAAATAAATCAATAAAATTACTCAAACATAGTTCAAATGGATATCTTAACTGGCATAGATTTAAAAACAGGGTCATGTACTGCCTCAATGATGATGCCACATATCACATGTATCCAATCAAAAATACAGATATCAAATAA
- the hisC gene encoding histidinol-phosphate transaminase — MSWQDKLRKVEPYVAGEQPKIVNMIKLNTNENPYGPSNKIMDVIREIDINKLRLYPNSDATDLRAALAKYYDLDENQVFIGNGSDEVLALTFLTFFNGNEPVLFPDITYSFYPVYCDLYQMNYQLVKLDDDFKINVNDFMQPNSGIIFPNPNAPTGVLVDLEFIETVLKNNPNSIVVVDEAYIDFGGTSCVPLIDKYDNLIVVQTFSKSRSLAGIRLGLALGSKEAISHLYDVKNSFNSYPIDYITQQIALASILDDQDTKNKCSKIIETREFTKTKLKELGFKVTDSYANFVFTRHPEIDGKELFLALRKKGIIVRHWDKERIGQYLRISIGTMEQMKIMLEFLSEYIEKRS, encoded by the coding sequence ATGAGTTGGCAAGATAAATTGCGTAAAGTTGAGCCATATGTAGCTGGGGAGCAACCAAAGATTGTAAATATGATCAAATTAAATACTAATGAAAATCCATATGGTCCAAGTAATAAAATTATGGATGTGATTAGAGAAATTGATATTAATAAATTAAGACTGTATCCAAATAGTGATGCAACAGATTTAAGAGCAGCATTAGCTAAATATTATGATTTAGATGAAAATCAGGTGTTTATAGGTAATGGTTCTGATGAAGTATTAGCTTTGACTTTTTTAACTTTTTTTAATGGTAATGAACCAGTATTGTTTCCAGATATTACATATTCTTTTTATCCTGTGTATTGTGATTTATATCAAATGAATTATCAATTAGTAAAGTTAGATGATGATTTTAAAATAAACGTTAATGATTTTATGCAGCCAAATAGTGGGATTATTTTTCCTAATCCTAATGCTCCAACTGGTGTATTGGTTGATTTAGAGTTTATCGAAACAGTATTAAAAAATAATCCTAATAGTATTGTAGTTGTTGATGAAGCATATATTGATTTTGGGGGAACTAGTTGTGTACCTTTGATTGATAAATATGATAATTTAATAGTAGTTCAAACATTCTCTAAATCTCGATCATTAGCGGGAATTCGTTTAGGGTTAGCTTTAGGAAGTAAAGAGGCAATTAGTCATTTATATGACGTTAAAAATTCATTTAACTCATATCCAATTGATTATATAACTCAGCAGATTGCTTTAGCTAGTATTTTAGATGATCAAGATACTAAAAATAAATGTTCTAAAATTATTGAAACAAGAGAATTTACAAAAACTAAATTAAAGGAATTAGGATTTAAAGTTACTGATAGTTATGCAAATTTTGTTTTTACAAGACATCCTGAAATTGATGGTAAAGAATTGTTTTTAGCACTTAGAAAAAAAGGAATTATTGTACGCCATTGGGATAAAGAAAGAATAGGTCAATATTTACGTATTTCAATTGGAACAATGGAACAAATGAAAATTATGTTGGAATTTTTAAGTGAATATATTGAAAAGAGGTCATAA
- a CDS encoding BglG family transcription antiterminator: MAREVTSRMNRIIELLITSKYRNLKEIADVLGITLRQIRYDIDRINSNFVNDHILMIETDNKGLIIINDMEKLKKFHLAQEKEFKCSREQRIILLTNVIAFDIEVLNLNEISKKVNVTRVTIKNDLNEVKSILSKYNLKLVYINRFYLIGDAEDIFEFRLNVLRSIEYSLYKDHFEKIENLITEYITKVFPNRRLREIIPIITNFIKANNILIKDSDLYWLIINILLVLWYIYMEIEIPNDKHRNVTVLPFDYSELFSGLEDFIGVAISNDNRIKIMKIISSVSNQDILEIDNFNRKVVQYIFNLIQRFPNKYRNVFISDGMLLSGLYAHLNCCLKKIDALVDVDEINVYSIELDESLNKIIETYCNEEIEIINLSNDRDKELLKLHFASSLYRHNCNMAKRVMFISGASKFAKKRLKMVLESLFEVSVKDVISKYEIPFYEDWQDIDIILFTESIPKYFNKNIPMARIKLILDNNDISILNKLEIYPKERSIDLHELYLKLDFLKHEDQIAVIDVVSKFLEEHMVVIKNKLKRMADYTVKIVNNINLDKSYIQLDDRIIVLFQKTDFNCVEIMVDRNVDSGVIKIMADSPVSLLFILFDCYKKFSEDGVFTLSDDNITALADS; encoded by the coding sequence ATGGCAAGAGAAGTAACAAGTAGAATGAATCGAATTATTGAATTACTTATTACATCAAAATATCGAAATTTGAAAGAAATTGCCGATGTATTGGGAATAACTCTTCGCCAAATTAGATATGATATCGATCGAATTAACAGTAATTTCGTTAATGATCATATTTTGATGATTGAAACTGATAATAAGGGGCTTATTATTATTAATGACATGGAGAAGTTAAAAAAGTTTCATCTTGCACAGGAAAAAGAGTTTAAATGTTCTAGGGAACAAAGAATAATTTTGTTAACAAATGTGATTGCTTTTGATATTGAAGTTTTAAATTTAAATGAAATCTCAAAAAAAGTTAATGTTACTAGAGTGACGATTAAAAACGATTTAAATGAGGTAAAAAGTATATTGTCTAAATATAATTTAAAGCTAGTTTATATAAATCGTTTTTATTTAATTGGAGATGCTGAGGATATTTTTGAATTTCGTTTAAATGTACTTAGAAGTATAGAATATTCTTTGTATAAAGATCATTTTGAAAAAATAGAAAATTTAATTACAGAATATATTACCAAGGTTTTTCCAAATCGTCGATTGCGTGAGATTATTCCTATTATCACGAATTTTATTAAGGCTAATAATATTTTAATCAAGGATAGTGATTTGTATTGGTTGATTATAAATATATTATTAGTGTTATGGTATATATATATGGAAATTGAGATTCCTAATGATAAACATCGTAATGTGACTGTATTACCATTCGATTATAGTGAATTGTTTAGTGGTTTAGAGGATTTTATTGGAGTGGCCATATCAAATGATAATCGAATAAAAATAATGAAAATTATTTCTAGTGTGAGTAATCAAGATATTTTAGAAATTGATAATTTTAATCGTAAAGTAGTTCAATACATATTTAATTTAATTCAAAGATTCCCAAATAAATATCGTAATGTTTTTATTAGTGATGGGATGTTATTATCAGGCTTGTATGCACATTTAAACTGTTGTTTAAAGAAAATAGATGCACTAGTTGATGTAGATGAAATAAATGTGTATTCAATAGAATTAGATGAATCTTTAAATAAAATTATTGAAACATATTGTAATGAAGAAATTGAGATAATAAATTTATCTAATGATAGAGATAAAGAATTATTGAAATTACATTTTGCATCTAGTTTGTATCGTCATAATTGCAATATGGCAAAGAGAGTAATGTTTATTAGTGGAGCATCTAAATTTGCTAAAAAGCGATTGAAAATGGTTTTAGAATCACTTTTTGAAGTATCTGTTAAAGATGTTATTTCAAAATATGAGATACCATTTTATGAAGATTGGCAAGATATTGATATAATTCTATTTACTGAAAGTATTCCTAAATATTTTAATAAAAATATTCCAATGGCAAGAATTAAACTTATTTTAGACAATAATGATATTAGTATATTGAATAAATTAGAAATTTATCCTAAAGAACGTAGTATAGATTTACATGAATTGTATTTGAAGCTAGATTTCTTAAAGCATGAAGATCAAATAGCAGTTATTGATGTGGTAAGTAAATTTTTAGAAGAACATATGGTTGTTATAAAAAATAAGTTAAAAAGAATGGCAGATTATACAGTTAAAATTGTTAATAATATCAATCTTGATAAAAGTTATATTCAATTGGACGATCGAATAATTGTATTATTTCAAAAAACAGATTTTAATTGTGTAGAAATCATGGTAGATCGTAATGTTGATAGTGGTGTTATTAAGATTATGGCTGATTCACCAGTATCATTACTATTTATATTATTTGATTGTTATAAAAAGTTTAGTGAAGATGGAGTATTTACTTTAAGTGATGACAATATTACAGCGTTAGCAGATAGTTAA
- a CDS encoding IS3 family transposase, protein MCKLLDIPRSSLYYNRNNKLNKKKSNDHYLTALVKEIFKNSRNNYGSRKIKIELAKLGHIVSKRRIRRIMQENGLVSSYTVKQYKVHHAACNNDNIENRLNRNFNQKERMKVVVSDLTYVNVDGKWNYICLMLDLYNREIVGYAASKNKNAKLVEKALYSIKYDLRKVDLFHSDRGNEFKNEDIENALKAFNINRSLSAKGCPYDNAVAEATYKIIKTVVLCQDFGPHKCKKFN, encoded by the coding sequence ATGTGTAAATTACTAGATATACCTAGATCATCATTATATTATAATCGTAATAATAAATTAAATAAGAAAAAATCCAATGATCATTATCTGACTGCTTTAGTAAAAGAAATATTTAAAAACAGTCGAAACAACTATGGTTCAAGAAAGATTAAAATAGAATTGGCTAAACTGGGCCATATTGTCAGTAAAAGAAGAATTAGACGTATTATGCAGGAAAATGGCTTAGTATCAAGCTATACAGTTAAACAGTATAAAGTACATCACGCAGCATGTAATAATGATAATATAGAAAATAGACTCAATCGTAATTTTAATCAAAAAGAGAGAATGAAGGTAGTAGTTAGTGATCTGACGTATGTTAATGTGGATGGAAAATGGAATTATATATGTCTTATGTTAGATCTATATAACAGAGAGATTGTAGGATATGCAGCCAGTAAGAATAAAAATGCCAAGTTAGTAGAAAAAGCACTCTATTCAATAAAATATGATTTACGAAAAGTAGATTTGTTTCACAGTGATCGAGGAAATGAATTCAAAAATGAAGATATTGAAAATGCATTAAAGGCATTTAATATAAACAGGTCATTAAGTGCTAAAGGATGTCCGTATGATAATGCAGTTGCTGAAGCAACATATAAAATTATAAAAACAGTGGTACTATGTCAAGATTTCGGACCACATAAATGTAAGAAATTTAATTAA
- a CDS encoding IS3 family transposase — MARERRTYSDEFKQKMVELYNSGKPRAELVREYELTPSALSSWIKKYNNTGSFHVEDNRSDEEKELIRLRKENQRLKMENDILKQAALIMGRK, encoded by the coding sequence ATGGCAAGAGAAAGAAGAACTTACAGTGATGAATTTAAACAGAAAATGGTCGAATTATACAACAGCGGAAAACCAAGAGCTGAGCTGGTTCGTGAATATGAACTGACTCCATCTGCTTTATCTTCATGGATCAAAAAGTACAATAATACTGGTTCGTTCCATGTCGAGGACAACCGCAGTGATGAAGAAAAAGAACTAATCAGACTCCGCAAGGAAAATCAGCGACTGAAGATGGAAAATGATATTTTAAAGCAAGCAGCGCTGATCATGGGACGAAAATAA
- a CDS encoding IS3 family transposase has translation MLKKLQLSKSGYYEYLKRKPCKQKIRKARITERIKKIYKDSKEIYGAPKITEILKKEGKNK, from the coding sequence ATGCTAAAAAAATTACAACTGAGTAAATCAGGATATTATGAATATTTGAAAAGAAAACCATGTAAACAAAAAATCAGAAAAGCTAGAATCACAGAAAGAATCAAGAAAATCTATAAGGATTCAAAAGAAATATATGGAGCTCCTAAAATAACTGAAATACTAAAAAAAGAGGGAAAAAATAAGTGA
- a CDS encoding transposase produces MIQCHKLKSKIEKGYMMMTKPTFTDEFKQGVVQYVLEHPDESKVAIAKQFGIADSTVHKWLKDASSNDGVINSRGSGNYSSDEAKEIARLKKELKDTQDALEVLKKAIGILGN; encoded by the coding sequence ATGATACAATGTCATAAGCTTAAATCAAAAATAGAAAAGGGGTATATGATGATGACTAAACCAACATTTACAGATGAATTTAAACAGGGAGTTGTTCAATATGTTTTAGAACATCCTGATGAATCTAAAGTAGCTATAGCTAAACAGTTTGGTATTGCTGATAGCACTGTTCATAAATGGCTTAAAGATGCCAGTAGTAATGACGGCGTAATTAATTCAAGAGGAAGCGGTAATTATTCAAGTGACGAAGCTAAAGAAATTGCCAGATTAAAAAAAGAACTGAAAGATACACAGGATGCTTTAGAAGTCCTAAAAAAGGCTATTGGCATACTGGGCAATTAA
- a CDS encoding helix-turn-helix domain-containing protein: MSNITGERISYLRCECNLTREELCKIIGVSKRTIVAYEQGTRDPSVKTLRALVEYFNVSSDYILGYTNKPLRLDAICKEEKSYILLPKTIQESKAKYNSINDYVNYIASKNDDK, from the coding sequence GTGTCTAATATAACAGGTGAAAGAATCTCATATTTAAGATGTGAGTGTAATTTAACTAGAGAAGAGTTATGTAAAATAATCGGCGTTAGTAAAAGAACAATTGTTGCATACGAGCAAGGAACAAGAGATCCTAGTGTTAAAACATTACGTGCTTTAGTAGAATATTTTAATGTTTCTTCTGATTATATTCTTGGTTATACAAATAAACCATTAAGGCTAGATGCTATTTGTAAAGAAGAAAAATCATATATTCTTCTACCCAAAACAATTCAAGAATCTAAAGCTAAATATAACTCAATAAATGATTATGTAAATTATATTGCTAGTAAAAATGATGATAAATAA